DNA sequence from the Pseudomonadota bacterium genome:
CTCTCGGGCCCCGCGATCGAGACGCTCTCCATAGTCGCGTACAGGCAGCCGATACTCCGCAGCGAGGTCGAGAAGATCCGCGGCGTGGACTCGGGAGGGGTTCTCAAGACCCTGCTCGAGCGGAGGCTCCTGCGCATCGTGGGACGCAGCCAGGAGCCCGGGCAGCCCCTGCTCTACGGGACCACCAAGGAGTTCCTGGAGATATTCAACCTCAACACGCTCAAGGATCTGCCCACGCTCAAGGATCTCGATGACCTGATGAGGGAGCGGCGCGAGCAGCTCAAGGGAGAGGGGGTCGAGGCGCAGAGCTCCGACGACGAGGACCTCACCGAGGTGATGGACGCCGACGATGAGGAGGACGAGACCGAGGTCATCGAACGCAAGCCCCTGGACGAGGGCGAGGAGAACGACGAGGACATGAAGGCCCTCTCGGAGCTCGAGGGCCAGCTCAAGGGGCTGCGCAGGCTCGAGCGCGAGATATTCCCCTCTCAGCAGGAGGAGTCGGTAGAGGCGGTCGAGAACCGGGGGGCGGGGGAGGGTGAGGATGCCGCAGAACGGATCGGCGGGACGGGGACGGCCCCGCCCGGGGAGGGGGATTTCAGCGCGGCCGAAGCGGCGGCGCAGGATGGAGCTGCCCCGAACGATGAGGCTGCAGAGATTCATCGCCCTGTCGAGTGAGCTCTCCAGGAGGGCCGCGGAGGCGGCCATCGCGCGCGGAGAGGTGACGGTCAACGGCGCAGTGGTCGCCAGGCAGGGCGTCTCGATCGACCCCGCGAGAGACCGCGTGGAGCTCAACGGCAGGACGATGGCGCCGAGGCAGGGACCCACCTACATCGCACTCTTCAAACCTCACAACACGATGGTGACCAAGAGCGACCCCGAGGGGCGCCCCACTATCTGGGACATCCTCCCGCAGGGCCACAGGGCGAGGCTCAACTCGGTCGGCCGCCTCGACTACGACTCGGAGGGGCTCATCATACTCACCGACGACGGCGATTTCATCAACCTGCTCACCCACCCGAGGCACGAGATCTG
Encoded proteins:
- a CDS encoding rRNA pseudouridine synthase, which produces MRLQRFIALSSELSRRAAEAAIARGEVTVNGAVVARQGVSIDPARDRVELNGRTMAPRQGPTYIALFKPHNTMVTKSDPEGRPTIWDILPQGHRARLNSVGRLDYDSEGLIILTDDGDFINLLTHPRHEIWKTYSARVKGEPSPEALDSLRLGVRLDDGMTLPARVSRADKGGENALIEISIREGRNRQVRRMFDAIGCPVIRLRRTAIGPVKIGRLAPGRWRELTDGEIDGLTGAARRK